Proteins encoded by one window of Winogradskyella sp. PG-2:
- a CDS encoding Arc family DNA-binding protein translates to MSKKKAFALRINEEMLKAIEKWASDEFRSTNGQIEWMLMQYLKENKRQPKKPKKSPEKD, encoded by the coding sequence ATGTCTAAGAAAAAAGCCTTTGCACTACGAATTAATGAAGAGATGCTGAAAGCCATTGAAAAATGGGCTTCAGATGAATTTCGTAGTACTAATGGTCAAATAGAATGGATGTTAATGCAATATCTAAAAGAAAATAAAAGACAGCCAAAAAAGCCAAAAAAATCGCCTGAAAAAGACTAA
- a CDS encoding DUF1648 domain-containing protein — MKSDRPKIQVPFQTVDVVIELASIAVLLLMWIHLLMEYSGLPESIAVHFNAAGQPDNYSKKSFLWFLPILATVIYVGLFILNRFPHIHNYMVNITEENALRQYRFSTRILRIINFLCVLLLAYINYKIIIGAQTNTTELGTGFLITVIGGSLLLPIFILVYQQKLKKQDNV, encoded by the coding sequence ATGAAATCAGATAGACCGAAAATACAAGTTCCTTTTCAAACTGTAGATGTCGTTATAGAATTAGCATCAATAGCAGTATTGCTATTGATGTGGATTCATTTATTAATGGAGTATAGCGGCTTACCAGAAAGCATTGCTGTTCATTTTAATGCAGCTGGACAACCAGATAATTATAGTAAGAAGTCATTTTTATGGTTTTTACCCATTTTGGCAACTGTAATTTATGTAGGTCTTTTTATTTTAAATCGCTTTCCACATATACATAACTATATGGTTAATATAACTGAAGAGAATGCACTTAGACAGTATAGATTTAGTACTAGAATACTTAGAATAATTAATTTTCTTTGTGTATTACTATTAGCATACATTAACTATAAAATTATTATTGGAGCTCAAACCAATACGACTGAATTAGGTACTGGGTTTTTGATAACCGTTATTGGAGGTAGTTTATTACTACCCATTTTCATACTAGTTTACCAACAAAAATTGAAAAAACAAGATAATGTCTAA
- a CDS encoding DUF4177 domain-containing protein: MKEYKVIQPKVGFRNRFQNFEDILNQYAREGWVVKFIGQGWSSVVLERDKNR, from the coding sequence ATGAAAGAATATAAAGTTATACAACCAAAAGTAGGGTTTAGAAATAGGTTTCAAAATTTTGAAGATATTCTAAATCAATATGCTCGAGAAGGTTGGGTTGTAAAATTCATTGGACAAGGCTGGAGCAGTGTTGTACTAGAGCGTGACAAAAACAGATAA
- a CDS encoding SPFH domain-containing protein: MKEEKIIVPANGYLMLFLFLILFFGSIALMPITRTGWSAFGIVAALILAFGFLMVQPNGSRVLLLFGKYVGTVKKNGFYWVNPFFTKKKISLRASNFDSERLKVNDKLGNPVMISTILVWRVQNTYKAAFDVDNYENFVRVQTDAAVRKLASMYPYDNFADEGHDEDITLRSSVNEVSTALEKEIDERLSIAGIEVLEARIGYLAYAQEIANAMLKRQQATAIVAARHKIVEGAVSMVEMAIEELNKKDVVDLDEERKAAMVSNLMVVLCGDKDASPIVNTGTLSH; encoded by the coding sequence ATGAAAGAAGAGAAAATCATTGTTCCAGCTAATGGCTACTTAATGCTATTTTTATTTTTAATATTATTTTTTGGAAGTATTGCGCTCATGCCCATAACTAGAACAGGATGGTCTGCATTTGGAATTGTAGCAGCACTAATATTAGCATTCGGATTTTTAATGGTGCAACCTAATGGTTCTCGCGTATTACTATTATTTGGTAAGTACGTTGGCACTGTAAAGAAAAACGGTTTCTATTGGGTTAATCCTTTTTTTACCAAAAAGAAAATTTCATTACGAGCAAGCAACTTTGATAGTGAACGTCTTAAAGTAAATGATAAATTAGGAAACCCTGTAATGATTAGTACTATTTTAGTTTGGCGTGTTCAAAACACTTACAAAGCAGCTTTTGATGTTGATAACTACGAAAACTTTGTACGTGTACAAACTGATGCCGCAGTGCGTAAATTAGCAAGCATGTATCCATATGATAACTTTGCTGATGAAGGTCATGATGAAGATATAACGTTACGCTCTAGTGTTAATGAAGTGAGTACAGCATTAGAAAAAGAAATTGATGAACGTTTATCAATTGCTGGTATCGAAGTGTTAGAGGCACGTATTGGTTATCTAGCTTATGCGCAAGAAATTGCAAATGCCATGTTAAAACGTCAGCAAGCGACAGCAATTGTTGCAGCAAGACATAAAATTGTCGAAGGTGCTGTAAGTATGGTTGAAATGGCAATAGAAGAACTAAACAAAAAGGATGTAGTAGATTTAGATGAAGAACGAAAAGCAGCTATGGTAAGTAATCTTATGGTTGTGCTTTGTGGTGATAAAGATGCTTCACCTATTGTAAATACAGGAACTTTAAGTCATTAA
- a CDS encoding alpha/beta hydrolase, whose product MKHYLILVFCFVTSVSFSQEKIYSEEELSITKWIDGTLLSPNAFEKPNLAIIIAGSGPTNRNGNQNFLKNNSLKKLAENLSANGIATFRYDKRIVKQIQQGSVDKNMMFDDFVDDASDVVDYFKEKDTYSKIYVIGHSQGSLVGMLAAKDKADGFISLAGAGQNIGDVLVEQATRMDPKLGEKTKPVIEKLKQGKRVKDYPYALSSVFNADIQPFMINWMKYNPTEIIKQLEMPILLVNGTKDLQVSEDEAKLLKKANEKAELKIIENMNHVLFEIEGGDLENSKSYNESFRTISSQLISSITDFIRS is encoded by the coding sequence ATGAAGCATTATTTAATTCTAGTTTTTTGTTTTGTTACTTCCGTTAGTTTTTCCCAAGAAAAAATATACAGCGAAGAAGAATTATCAATTACTAAATGGATTGATGGTACGTTATTAAGTCCCAACGCTTTTGAAAAACCAAATTTAGCTATAATTATTGCAGGATCTGGTCCTACAAACAGAAATGGAAATCAGAATTTTTTAAAGAATAACTCGCTTAAAAAGCTTGCTGAAAATCTATCAGCAAATGGTATTGCTACATTTAGATATGACAAACGCATCGTAAAACAAATACAACAAGGTAGCGTAGATAAAAATATGATGTTCGATGATTTTGTGGATGACGCTTCAGATGTTGTTGATTATTTTAAAGAAAAAGACACGTATTCTAAAATATATGTCATTGGTCATAGTCAAGGTAGTTTGGTTGGCATGTTAGCCGCAAAGGATAAAGCAGATGGATTTATATCTTTAGCTGGAGCCGGACAAAATATTGGAGATGTCCTAGTTGAACAAGCCACTAGAATGGATCCAAAACTTGGTGAAAAAACCAAACCTGTTATAGAAAAATTAAAACAAGGAAAAAGAGTAAAAGACTATCCTTATGCTTTATCCTCTGTATTTAATGCAGATATTCAACCTTTTATGATTAACTGGATGAAGTATAATCCAACCGAAATTATTAAACAACTAGAAATGCCTATTCTTCTTGTTAATGGAACAAAAGATCTCCAAGTTTCAGAAGATGAGGCAAAACTACTTAAAAAGGCTAATGAAAAAGCAGAGCTAAAAATTATAGAAAACATGAATCATGTTCTTTTTGAAATCGAAGGTGGTGATTTAGAAAATTCAAAATCCTATAATGAATCATTTAGAACAATCTCTTCTCAACTTATTTCAAGTATTACAGATTTCATAAGGTCATAA